In Juglans microcarpa x Juglans regia isolate MS1-56 chromosome 4S, Jm3101_v1.0, whole genome shotgun sequence, a single window of DNA contains:
- the LOC121263582 gene encoding uncharacterized protein LOC121263582, giving the protein MEWRKCYLDVVLIPLGFFLTIAYHAWLWHKVRKQPLTTIIGTNATGRRFWVSAIMKDNDKKNILAVQSLRNTIMGSTLMATTSVLLCCGLAAVISSTYSVKKPLNDTVYGAHGEFMVALKYVTLLTVFLFSFFCHSLSIRFINQVNILINTPQGPTSIVTPEYVSELLEKGFMLNSVGNRLFYIGLPLLLWVFGPVLVFLCYVTMVPVLYNLDFVLGSGKRKYDNDDSV; this is encoded by the exons atggAATGGAGAAAATGTTATCTGGATGTGGTACTGATACCGCTAGGGTTTTTTTTAACGATTGCTTATCATGCCTGGTTATGGCATAAGGTTCGCAAACAACCACTCACGACCATCATCGGAACAAATGCTACCGGACGTCGTTTTTGGGTTTCCGCCATTatgaag GACAATGACAAAAAGAACATCCTGGCAGTGCAATCGCTCAGGAACACAATCATGGGCTCAACCCTAATGGCCACAACGTCAGTTCTCCTCTGCTGTGGCCTGGCAGCCGTGATAAGCAGCACATACAGCGTGAAGAAACCGCTCAACGACACTGTTTATGGGGCCCACGGAGAATTCATGGTGGCTTTGAAATATGTGACACTCCTAACAGTTtttctcttctcattcttctGCCACTCTCTCTCCATTAGGTTCATAAACCAAGTGAACATTCTCATCAACACTCCACAGGGCCCCACCTCCATAGTGACCCCAGAGTACGTGTCCGAACTCTTGGAGAAGGGCTTCATGCTCAACAGTGTGGGAAACAGGCTCTTCTATATAGGACTCCCTCTCCTGCTTTGGGTATTTGGCCCTGTACTAGTCTTCTTGTGTTATGTAACCATGGTGCCAGTGCTTTACAACCTCGACTTTGTGCTTGGAAGTGGAAAGCGAAAATATGATAACGATGACTCTGTTTGA